In Dioscorea cayenensis subsp. rotundata cultivar TDr96_F1 chromosome 11, TDr96_F1_v2_PseudoChromosome.rev07_lg8_w22 25.fasta, whole genome shotgun sequence, a single genomic region encodes these proteins:
- the LOC120272618 gene encoding RNA polymerase II degradation factor 1-like: MGGCVSRPKDLNAENPDLVPAEMPTTSEPTVNPVEPEPKSEPETTESPVEAKEEAEVENEKEKEVEEEEVNGEELVVESNNKVEGEEDLVNLQETETQTDNVQEPTNTTTTTTTDVVASEEEEEVKPESKSTEENKPEEQN; encoded by the exons ATGGGAGGCTGTGTCAGCAGACCCAAGGACCTGAATGCTGAAAACCCTGACTTGGTGCCTGCTGAGATGCCTACCACCTCTGAGCCCACTGTGAACCCGGTTGAACCTGAGCCTAAGTCCGAGCCCGAAACCACCGAG AGTCCGGTGGAAGCCAAGGAAGAGGCTGAGGTGGAGAATGAGAAGGAAaaggaggtggaggaggaggaggttaATGGAGAAGAGTTGGTAGTTGAATCTAATAACAAAGTTGAGGGTGAAGAAGATCTTGTTAATCTTCAAGAAACTGAGACGCAAACTGACAATGTTCAAGAGCcaacaaatacaacaacaacaacaacaacagatgTTGTGGcctcagaagaagaagaagaagtgaagccTGAATCCAAATCAACTGAAGAGAATAAACCAGAAGAACAAAATTAA